The sequence below is a genomic window from Aspergillus nidulans FGSC A4 chromosome V.
GGCATTGGGATCACGAATCAACTCCGAAGACACAATACCTGGTCCGAAAGGAGCCCAGCCATCAAAGCCCTTTCCAAGACCCCACTGCCCACCGCCACGCTTTATCTGCCAGTCGCGATGAGAAACATCATTGCCAACAGCATAGCCAAGGACATATTCCAGAGCTTTGCTTTCAGAAACATCCTTAGCTTCCTTGCCAATCACAATGACAAGCTCACATTCATAATCCAggccttgcccttcttggGCCATAAGAGACACAGGGATATCATCGGTTGGACCTGCAATGGCAGTAACAGGCTTGTAAAATAGGACAGGGTATTTAGGGATTGGAAGGTTTGATTCCTTTGCGTGTTGCTCATAGTTCAGGCCGAGGCAGCGCACAGTCTTAATATCTTTTCTTGCTAAAGGGGATAAAAGCAGCTTCACTTCGGCAACTTGGTCGGTGACACAATACTGCCCAAAGATGTCACCTTTAATGACTTTTGCCTTGGTCGTTTTGGCGATGTCAGTGACGCCAGCAGGGAGAGTGGCATCCCCATAATAGACGTGGCCGTCCTTGGCAAGGAAGCGAATGAGACGCTGTACGATATAAAAGTTAGCCAGAATATATAGCGGCCAAATCTTTACGGCGCACGAGCCACCGTAAAGTGGCAGCTCGTATGCATTGTATGCATCTTATATCACTCGTAGAATGGCGTACCGAGAAAGCAGGCATGTTATAAATAGCACAGTTGCCAACGACCTTGTGATATGTATGGTATAAGTTGGGTGATTGACCCCTGATTCGACAAATTAAAGTAACGGTTTGGTTGATTCTCGGACGACGTGGGGAGAAGCAGGGGCCCCGTCAACTTAAATGCGAAGCTCTCGACCCCAGATACTCGGCCGGTAAAGATAAAAAGCAAACTCCAGGCTTCGGATCGGCAGAGCCGGGTTCGGGGAGCGTCAGCTCTACGTATTTCCCGCGGCATCGACTTCCTGGAAATTTTCCCACCAACAAATGTCACAATAACATCGATCCTCTACAAACGCAAATTGTTACAATAGAATGGCACGTCTCTCTGGATTGCAGAGAGAAGTGCTGTCTCTTTATCGCAAATGCCTCCGAGAGATTCGGAAGAAGCCCATCGTGAGTAGTCATCCGCTTTTTCAAATCCCGAGAAGTTGTGATCGGTGGATAATACTCACCACTTACTTTCCTTGACCCAGGAGTCGAGAAACAATTTTAAATCTTATGCGCGGTACGTAGCGTTTGGCAATTTGTCCAGCTCACTCCCGCTTATAACTCAGCAGGGCGGAATTCCAAAAGCACATCTCGATAAGCAAGAAAGACTTCAGCGCGATCGAGTATCTTTTGCGCAAAGGCTCAAGGCAGCTTGAGATGTATTCATCCCCAGGAATTCGCAATATTCGCTAAGTGCCATTGGTCTCGGACGAACGGTGACGGGTATCACCTCTTTGAGGTATTGAGACGCCGGAAGTGTTTCGTTCTCGAGAGCTTTGccgtccttttccttcagTGGCGAGCTTGAAGGCTAGTCTTTTTAAATGTGCGACTGATGGTTGTCCTGATGACCGGCACTAGTACTCCAAGTGGGTGGAATAGACCGGTTCGACCAAAATCTTGGGAATAGTCAGCGTGCGCTTTCCGTCTGGTTGCCCACGATACGCACTCAACCTCAAAACAGATCACTACCAGGGTTGATTATATGGTGATATAAGGAGGATTCTCTTCCACTTGTAAGAAAAGCAAATGAGGATGGAACTGATCAAAGCGGCCTTACCTTTGAGAGGGAAAGAGGTAAATACATAGAGCTGTATATTGTTGTACTGGGTGGCGGCATGTATACTGTATACCATGAGGACTACTTTCTTTGATCAAGACGAACCAGATTGAAGGTGACACCAGACATGAGCATGAGCGAATACGTCATACGTAAATTAACCCTTCTGAGCTAACTTCATACCCTCATCTAGCTAGACAGCTTCGATTCTTCATGATTCTTCATATATCACGTGACTACATTTTGCCGAGGTCTTTTCGTGAACTTTCGCGGACTTTCTGGAAACAGTTTATCTTATCGCTCTGGAAGGACCCAGACACATCATGCAGCGCCACGAACGATCTCAATAATGAACTAGCTGTGTTGGAAGCGCCCTGTATGTTCTCCGTAAGCGTTCTTGGAGATACCAGGTCTTTCCAGAAAACAGAATACTCTGTATATAAAAGATGGCTGAAGCTCAGCTCTGGTTGTCTCATCATCAGCAAATTCACATCACTCTGAGTTCACTAAAGCTTCATCAATTAGACGCTTCAAAACAAAGCATCCTCGCAATCCACAAGGCATCAATTTCCTCGACATTCTCATAAACAAACCCACGTCACAGGTACAATGGCTTTCTTCCCCCGCTACTGCTCAGGCGACTTCGCCCCTTTgtttcagctcctcgacgACTACGATATGCACCAGGCCACCCGCCGACCAAACAAGAAGGTCACCAACGTGAGAACATTTGTTCCTAAATTTGACGTCTACGAGCAAGGGGATCGCTACTATCTTGATGGAGAACTTCCTGGAGTCTCACAGAGCAACATTGAGATCGAATTCACCGACCCTCAAACCCTAGTTATCAAGGGTCACTCTAAGAGAAATTACCACCACAAATCCGAGCCTGATACCGATGACAAGTCCGAGACATCATCGGTCAAGTCTCTTCAACCCACAGTCGAGGATTgggatgagatggaagatgctACACCTGCGGTCGAGCAAACTCCATCTTTGGGCCCCAAGGAAAAAGCTGTAGAGAAGAACTCCAGCACCAGGAGTCAGGAACCTGCCTACAAGTTCTGGGCATCTGAGCGCTTGGTTGGAGAATTCTCTCGAACCTTTGCCTTCCCTACCAGAGTGGACCAGGACGCCGTTAGGGCGAGCTTGAACAACGGTATTCTGTCCGTGGTTCTTCCGAAAGaaccagctcctcaactcAAGAAAGTCCGCGTGGAGTAGAGAACAAATACAAATACCTTCCAACCTGCCAgtacgacgacgacgacgacgacgacgacgatgactcCTAATGACTCCGTGAATGCATTGCGACACATTGGACTACTCAATTAGCATGATATGATGACGTCAAGTACGCTTGGTTGCTTCTGTTATACTTCTGACAAGTTATGTTCGGTTTCGTCAAGGACGGATCTGGGATTACATGGGCTAGCTCTATCTTCTTTTGTACCTTTACCACCTCCAGCATGTTAACTTTGTACTATAGCGGCAAGGGTACTGGAATCTAATCTACACTATCAGATTTAATCTGTATGGTCTTCTGGTACGTAGTAGTGCTCAGTACACGAGAAGTAGATGCAAAACTTGTGAGTATGCACTATTTTGATAGAGAACTATTGGTCAACTAGAAGTTATCATACCAAGTAGAACAACTACCTAGTCTTTACAAGTCGCGGGCTTCTGCGATCCCCTGCTTCCCGAATTGCAGCCTAGTCTACAGATCATTCAACACGATATCTAACCCTATGCCTTTAGTGCTGGAAGAACCCACTTCTGCCCAACGCCGAGCCTGCTGTCAGTCTTAGATATTTTGACTCGCCGATTTCATTATTGTCTCGATTTTGAACTCTTCAAGTTATAATATAGCTGTAAAGTAATTGATTGTGAATGATTGATTGTGAATGATTGATTGTGAATGATTGATCGTGAGTGAAGATAAGAAGGCTAGTAAAAAAAAACCGCCAGGGTCAAGGAACGAGGGAATGGTTACTGAAAGCCGGGACTCCATGAAGGGTATACCTAGAACCAAGCATGAAAGAcagacgccgccgccgccgacgacaGGGTTTTATTACGAAAGAAAATACTCAAGGTTGAAGATTGAATGTGCAATGCGAGGATCATGCGAAAACTGCCGCCAAGTTGGCAATTCTCTGCCCAGAAGGCTCGCGGTATTGATATCCTATGCTCCGACTGCGCGTTCGACCGCGCGGTGGCTCAACTGCAAACTTAGTGCTCTTTTGGTCTGGCAGTgagagaggagaaaaggCATTGCCAGGCATAGGGGGCAAGTTGTCCGCTTTCGCAGCGCTGCTGTAAGACGGGTATGATAGCGTTGCAGTGCCCGTTTGACATCCTTCTGGTTCTGCGGGATGTGAATTGATGGAACAATTCTGATTGCGCATGGCGTGATGGCTAGTGAATAGGGCTGCAGTGTTGTCGCTGAAGTCTGTCCTTTCGCGAATATCAACTCGGGAACCGCAATATCCTGAGGTAGATATGGCCGCATACTGACATAAACTATCCAAATTGCAGTTTGGACGGGATGTTCCGTACTCCTGCCCCATTCCGGAATCGATAGTATGTAGTGTAGTAGGAAAAGGTAGTCCTGCTGTTGCGTAGGAAAGGCTACCTGGTTGGGTGGAATGTAACGGGACGGGATATGTGCTATCTGAACTCCTAGGTACTGGAAATGATAGCCCCCTTGACCGGCTGCTTGCTATAATCTGCGGCTGACCACGTTGCGCCCGGGGTATGCTCGCTGGTCGGTTCCGCAAGACCTGTCGAACGTTTGATTTATGGTTCTGGAGACCAGGATCATGGTTGTtgaaaggctgaatactggcTGTCGCCGCCG
It includes:
- a CDS encoding fumarylacetoacetate hydrolase family protein (transcript_id=CADANIAT00003269) gives rise to the protein MPAFSRLIRFLAKDGHVYYGDATLPAGVTDIAKTTKAKVIKGDIFGQYCVTDQVAEVKLLLSPLARKDIKTVRCLGLNYEQHAKESNLPIPKYPVLFYKPVTAIAGPTDDIPVSLMAQEGQGLDYECELVIVIGKEAKDVSESKALEYVLGYAVGNDVSHRDWQIKRGGGQWGLGKGFDGWAPFGPGIVSSELIRDPNALRISTKLNGREVQSSSTKDMIFDVAQTVSFLSRGTTLLPGDLIFTGTPQGVGMGRKPALWLKHNDQVEVSLEGVGSCLNRVVFDKPSVKL
- a CDS encoding succinate dehydrogenase assembly factor 1 (transcript_id=CADANIAT00003270) produces the protein MARLSGLQREVLSLYRKCLREIRKKPIESRNNFKSYARAEFQKHISISKKDFSAIEYLLRKGSRQLEMYSSPGIRNIR
- a CDS encoding Hsp20/alpha crystallin family protein (transcript_id=CADANIAT00003271) → MAFFPRYCSGDFAPLFQLLDDYDMHQATRRPNKKVTNVRTFVPKFDVYEQGDRYYLDGELPGVSQSNIEIEFTDPQTLVIKGHSKRNYHHKSEPDTDDKSETSSVKSLQPTVEDWDEMEDATPAVEQTPSLGPKEKAVEKNSSTRSQEPAYKFWASERLVGEFSRTFAFPTRVDQDAVRASLNNGILSVVLPKEPAPQLKKVRVE